In Trifolium pratense cultivar HEN17-A07 linkage group LG7, ARS_RC_1.1, whole genome shotgun sequence, a genomic segment contains:
- the LOC123895292 gene encoding uncharacterized protein LOC123895292: MQRSAESVASPSKTRKKMKKQEQSPKVGDSNFSKNLEFLQTYVTHMWAAESVLQVSIGEKVFGEEFPEHLHAEHLNEVLKHEWLSATVINLYARYLYDKFISPGGLTNRLSFLSPHESRDDVKGNGSISRILLKNKKIKDKMILAPFNFGDVHWALLVIDPDAGIIYFLDSMDSGSESRLLCCKNRFENALLIYRDYNQTKPAKSSRIKWIRIKCPQQTNTIDCGYFVSRFMKEVVMQYPKKIPDNYFDEYKCGTYSKDKLSEVKDEWAGYIFTNVIPGGSWIMDFMET, from the exons aTGCAACGTAGTGCTGAATCAGTTGCTTCACCGAGCAAAACtaggaagaaaatgaaaaaacaagagCAGTCACCTAAAGTTGGCgattcaaatttttcaaaaaatttagaattccTTCAAACTTATGTGACACACATGTGGGCTGCGGAGTCGGTGTTGCAAGTAAGTATAGGGGAGAAAGTATTCGGTGAGGAATTTCCTGAGCATTTGCATGCAGAGCATTTAAATGAAGTCCTTAAGCATGAATGGCTAAGTGCAACTGTTATCAACCTTTATGCTAG GTACTTATATGACAAGTTCATAAGTCCCGGGGGATTAACAAATAGGCTATCTTTCTTATCCCCACATGAATCACGTGATGATGTTAAAGGAAATGGAAGCATTTCAagaatattgttaaaaaataagaagatCAAGGATAAAATGATTCTTGCACCATTCAATTTTGG GGATGTTCATTGGGCGTTGCTTGTCATCGATCCAGATGCCGGAATTATATATTTCTTGGATTCGATGGATAGTGGCTCTGAATCAAGACTTCTATGTTGTAAAAATAGATTTGAAAA tGCTTTGCTAATTTACCGTGACTATAATCAAACTAAACCGGCAAAATCAAGTAGAATCAAATGGATAAGAATAAAG tgTCCCCAGCAAACTAACACTATTGACTGTGGATATTTTGTGTCGCGCTTTATGAAAGAGGTTGTCATGCAATATCCAAAGAAGATTCCCGATAAT TATTTTGATGAATACAAATGTGGTACATACTCTAAGGATAAGTTAAGTGAAGTGAAAGATGAATGGGCAGGATATATTTTCACAAATGTTATCCCCGGCGGAAGTTGGATAAT ggACTTCATGGAAACATGA